The Kitasatospora setae KM-6054 genome contains a region encoding:
- a CDS encoding cytochrome P450 encodes MHANRPALAPGGLPLLGHLPALLSRPLAFLDTLPAHGDLVRIRVGPREMYVASGPEAVRRVLTDRTGYDRTGPLYGKIRAFLGNGLASCPHADHPRLRRIVQPAFRPGLLPHYAGAMTAETAALLAGWRPGRAVDVTREAFRLTTAVAVRTLFSAGLEPPAAEALRAALDVLLRGIYLRVVLPAADLLPTPARRNYRRALATWRSGVAAIIADHRARGIDRGDVLALLLAARDEHGRPLAEDELADQVATLVLAGAETTSSALAWSLRLVAEHPEVERKLHAEVDAVLPDGRPAEWSDLPRLPYAARVIDEALRLYPPAWAISRTTTRPVELDGAELPAGALVVCCLYLLQRRPELFPRPQEFDPDRFADGGMPRGGYLPFGFGATKCLGDRFGLAEAVLALATVAARWRLRPAAPGPVRPVPRLVLSPGPQPMLPRARR; translated from the coding sequence GTGCACGCCAACCGCCCCGCCCTCGCCCCCGGCGGCCTGCCGCTGCTCGGCCACCTGCCGGCGCTGCTCTCGCGGCCGCTCGCCTTCCTCGACACCCTGCCCGCGCACGGCGACCTGGTGCGGATCCGGGTCGGGCCGCGCGAGATGTACGTGGCCAGCGGGCCGGAGGCGGTGCGGCGGGTGCTCACCGACCGGACGGGCTACGACCGGACCGGGCCGCTGTACGGGAAGATCCGGGCGTTCCTCGGCAACGGGCTGGCGTCCTGCCCGCACGCCGACCACCCGCGGCTGCGCCGGATCGTGCAGCCGGCCTTCCGGCCCGGGCTGCTGCCGCACTACGCCGGGGCGATGACGGCCGAGACCGCCGCGCTGCTGGCCGGCTGGCGGCCCGGGCGGGCCGTCGACGTCACCCGCGAGGCGTTCCGGCTCACCACCGCCGTCGCCGTCCGGACGCTGTTCTCCGCCGGGCTGGAACCGCCCGCCGCCGAGGCCCTGCGGGCGGCGCTGGACGTCCTGCTGCGCGGGATCTACCTGCGGGTGGTGCTGCCCGCCGCCGACCTGCTGCCCACCCCCGCCCGGCGGAACTACCGCCGGGCGCTGGCTACGTGGCGCTCCGGCGTGGCCGCGATCATCGCCGACCACCGGGCCCGCGGCATCGACCGGGGCGACGTGCTGGCCCTGCTGCTGGCGGCCCGCGACGAGCACGGGCGGCCGCTGGCCGAGGACGAACTCGCCGACCAGGTAGCCACCCTGGTGCTCGCCGGAGCCGAGACCACCTCCTCCGCGCTGGCCTGGTCGCTCCGACTGGTCGCCGAACACCCCGAGGTGGAACGGAAGTTGCACGCCGAGGTGGACGCCGTCCTGCCGGACGGCCGGCCCGCCGAGTGGTCGGACCTGCCCCGACTGCCGTACGCGGCACGGGTGATCGACGAGGCGCTGCGGCTCTACCCGCCCGCCTGGGCGATCAGCCGCACCACCACCCGCCCCGTCGAACTGGACGGCGCCGAGCTGCCCGCCGGGGCCCTGGTGGTCTGCTGCCTCTACCTGCTCCAGCGCCGCCCCGAACTCTTCCCCCGGCCACAGGAGTTCGACCCGGACCGGTTCGCGGACGGCGGCATGCCCCGGGGCGGCTACCTGCCGTTCGGCTTCGGCGCGACCAAGTGCCTCGGCGACCGCTTCGGCCTCGCCGAGGCCGTCCTCGCCCTGGCCACCGTCGCCGCCCGCTGGCGGCTGCGCCCGGCCGCCCCCGGGCCGGTGCGCCCGGTGCCCCGGCTGGTGCTGTCGCCCGGGCCGCAGCCGATGCTGCCGCGGGCGCGGCGCTGA
- a CDS encoding 3-deoxy-7-phosphoheptulonate synthase produces MMLRNEGSTTVLLQSLMDSPLSAEVLPDLDPAAVRASGHLAEVFGPGPHPDLRIRRSRLRDRAGTVVSENLITFRETDAAHVIPRDDTPFGLHTHGLGLYERRRIFAAGLTVERFGLFPAGAPGRVYEIAFSDRTTVLVHEVFNPRLVSTAAGAGAPPVTAPADHQPRWPDPRETVRVRRVLAHADPLVPMAEARALRTELAGPSFLLQGGDCAETFADNTPRSVRNRVDLLRAMSERIAQGARARVVTVGRIAGQYAKPRSSSVERRGTTSLPSYLGDAVNATAFTRDGRTPDPKNLLRAYRESAKTLSFLAGSGVYTSHEALLLDYELPQVRTSPVDGARWSHSGHLLWIGERTRSLTGPHIGFAAGIANPIGVKIGPGCTPDELLALHTVLNPANVSGRLTFVLRMGRALAYERTRELLAAASAEGLADRFVSDPMHGNGVTSPGGVKTRSMRAIQEELTGFFAACRETGTPPGGVHLELSGDDVTECVDADLDDDWLGRRYRSSCDPRLNPSQSLRLADLIASLLVPAAPVLSLTA; encoded by the coding sequence ATGATGCTGCGCAACGAAGGCTCCACGACCGTGCTGCTGCAGTCACTCATGGACTCCCCGCTCTCCGCCGAGGTGCTGCCCGACCTCGACCCGGCCGCCGTACGGGCCTCCGGCCACCTCGCCGAGGTCTTCGGCCCCGGCCCGCACCCGGACCTGCGGATCCGCCGCTCCCGCCTGCGGGACCGCGCGGGCACCGTGGTCAGCGAGAACCTGATCACCTTCCGCGAGACCGACGCCGCCCACGTCATCCCCCGGGACGACACCCCCTTCGGCCTGCACACGCACGGCCTGGGGCTGTACGAACGCCGCCGCATCTTCGCGGCCGGCCTCACCGTCGAACGCTTCGGCCTGTTCCCCGCCGGCGCTCCCGGCCGCGTCTACGAGATCGCCTTCTCGGACCGCACCACGGTCCTCGTGCACGAGGTGTTCAACCCGCGCCTGGTGAGCACCGCCGCCGGGGCCGGGGCGCCACCGGTCACCGCACCCGCCGACCACCAACCCCGCTGGCCCGACCCCCGGGAGACGGTTCGGGTCCGGCGGGTCCTCGCCCACGCTGACCCGCTCGTCCCGATGGCGGAAGCCCGCGCGCTGCGCACCGAACTCGCCGGCCCGTCGTTCCTGCTCCAGGGCGGTGACTGCGCCGAGACCTTCGCCGACAACACCCCCCGCTCCGTCCGCAACCGCGTCGACCTGCTGCGCGCCATGTCCGAGCGGATCGCCCAGGGCGCCAGGGCGCGGGTCGTCACCGTCGGGCGGATCGCCGGCCAGTACGCCAAGCCGCGCTCGTCATCCGTCGAACGGCGCGGCACCACCTCCCTGCCCTCCTACCTGGGCGACGCCGTCAACGCCACCGCTTTCACCAGGGACGGCCGCACCCCCGACCCGAAGAACCTGCTGCGCGCCTACCGCGAGTCGGCCAAGACCCTGTCCTTCCTGGCCGGTTCGGGGGTCTACACCTCCCACGAGGCCCTGCTCCTCGACTACGAACTCCCGCAGGTCCGCACCTCGCCGGTCGACGGTGCCCGCTGGTCCCACTCCGGCCACCTGCTGTGGATCGGTGAGCGCACCCGGTCCCTCACCGGCCCGCACATCGGATTCGCCGCCGGCATCGCGAATCCGATCGGCGTCAAGATCGGCCCCGGCTGCACCCCGGACGAACTCCTCGCCCTGCACACGGTCCTCAACCCGGCCAACGTCTCCGGCCGACTCACCTTCGTCCTCCGGATGGGCCGGGCCCTGGCCTACGAACGCACCCGGGAACTGCTCGCGGCGGCCTCCGCCGAGGGCCTGGCCGACCGCTTCGTCAGCGACCCCATGCACGGCAACGGGGTCACCAGCCCGGGCGGGGTGAAGACCCGCAGCATGCGCGCGATCCAGGAGGAACTGACCGGGTTCTTCGCGGCCTGCCGGGAGACCGGCACCCCTCCCGGCGGTGTCCACCTGGAACTCTCCGGGGACGACGTCACCGAGTGCGTGGACGCGGACCTCGACGACGACTGGCTCGGACGCCGCTATCGCAGCTCGTGCGACCCCCGCCTCAACCCCTCCCAGTCCCTCCGACTGGCCGACCTGATCGCCTCCCTCCTCGTCCCCGCGGCCCCCGTCCTCAGCCTGACCGCCTGA
- a CDS encoding glycosyltransferase family 28 protein, translated as MKVLHLPAETGTGHNMRALAVAAKLRTLFPGSEQHVHLGSKGPLFTPMFEELGVHVHTASEQRDHANTSQLTRSFDWSSYVTGYLDRTFISGDRMLAAVALIGSIRPDVVVSDFNVAACLAAEVSGVPYVLVTERYDFTLGQISNATLLEAGFVLDDPEEIDAIRTSLTTLFTWVTRRARAVLTDKPSVPELDRGTPVLEAIAAGNGHVVGPIVRDECAADPAPRAEIDARFGLHGAEYAVVGFGGTTMFTENKERLLREYLTAFEKLRTDHPSARLVVIGRQTFTEEVDGVVFLDYVSDWHSLVKHAKAVLSPPGWLSVTELAVMDAPVAYVLSGRDEYHEREAMTRLDHLGYTTATEPDADTLFAILRTAFDEPETFRGRAAEASRAIAPTGNGAEAAAKLIGQVVAEAAANREPAEAH; from the coding sequence ATGAAGGTCCTCCACCTGCCGGCCGAGACCGGCACGGGTCACAACATGCGGGCCCTCGCCGTGGCCGCGAAGCTGCGGACCCTGTTCCCCGGGTCGGAGCAGCACGTGCACCTCGGCTCCAAGGGCCCGCTGTTCACCCCGATGTTCGAGGAACTCGGCGTGCACGTGCACACCGCCTCCGAGCAGCGGGACCACGCCAACACCTCGCAGCTCACCAGAAGTTTCGACTGGAGCTCCTACGTCACGGGCTACCTCGACCGCACGTTCATCAGCGGCGACCGGATGCTCGCCGCGGTCGCGCTGATCGGCTCGATCCGGCCCGACGTCGTGGTCAGCGACTTCAACGTCGCCGCGTGCCTGGCCGCCGAGGTCTCCGGCGTCCCCTACGTCCTGGTCACCGAGCGCTACGACTTCACCCTCGGCCAGATCAGCAACGCCACCCTGCTGGAGGCCGGCTTCGTCCTCGACGACCCCGAGGAGATCGACGCCATCCGGACCTCCCTCACCACGCTCTTCACCTGGGTGACCCGCCGGGCCCGCGCCGTCCTCACCGACAAGCCCAGCGTCCCCGAACTCGACCGGGGCACCCCGGTGCTGGAGGCCATCGCGGCCGGCAACGGCCACGTCGTCGGCCCGATCGTCCGCGACGAATGCGCCGCCGACCCGGCGCCGCGCGCGGAGATCGACGCCCGCTTCGGTCTGCACGGCGCCGAGTACGCCGTCGTCGGCTTCGGTGGCACCACCATGTTCACCGAGAACAAGGAACGGCTGCTCCGGGAGTACCTCACCGCCTTCGAGAAGCTGCGCACCGACCACCCGAGCGCCCGACTCGTCGTGATCGGCCGCCAGACGTTCACCGAAGAGGTCGACGGAGTGGTCTTCCTCGACTACGTCTCCGACTGGCACTCCCTGGTCAAGCACGCCAAGGCCGTCCTCTCGCCCCCCGGCTGGCTCTCGGTCACCGAACTCGCCGTGATGGACGCCCCGGTCGCCTACGTGCTGAGCGGCCGGGACGAGTACCACGAGCGGGAGGCCATGACCCGGCTCGACCACCTCGGGTACACCACGGCCACCGAGCCCGACGCCGACACCCTGTTCGCCATCCTGCGCACGGCCTTCGACGAGCCGGAGACCTTCCGCGGCCGGGCGGCGGAGGCGTCCCGGGCCATCGCACCGACGGGCAACGGGGCCGAGGCGGCCGCGAAGCTGATCGGCCAGGTGGTCGCCGAGGCCGCCGCCAACCGCGAACCCGCCGAAGCGCACTGA
- the rfbA gene encoding glucose-1-phosphate thymidylyltransferase RfbA, which produces MRGIILAGGSGTRLRPLTDVHSKQLLPVYDKPMIYYPLSVLMQAGITEVLVISSPEHLGSYRALLGDGERLGISIAYAVQRRPGGIAEALVIGAPFTDGRDVCLILGDNIFHGHRLPDLLRAEAARLDGCTLFGHRVGDPERYGVATVDGSGRILTLVEKPTAPDSDLAVTGLYMYDADASRRAAELAPSDRGELEITDLNLTYVREHRARLVTLERGSAWFDTGTHDSLLEAAVFVQALEKRQGIRISCLEEVAYRMGYIDRERLALLGKELSPSSGYGRYVMELAGA; this is translated from the coding sequence TTGCGAGGCATCATCCTCGCGGGCGGCTCCGGCACCCGCCTGCGCCCACTCACCGACGTGCACTCCAAGCAGTTGCTCCCGGTCTACGACAAGCCGATGATCTACTACCCGCTCTCCGTGCTCATGCAGGCCGGCATCACCGAGGTCCTCGTCATCTCGAGCCCCGAGCACCTCGGCAGCTACCGGGCGCTGCTCGGCGACGGCGAACGCCTCGGCATCTCGATCGCCTACGCCGTCCAGCGGAGACCGGGCGGCATCGCCGAAGCCCTCGTCATCGGCGCCCCGTTCACCGACGGCCGGGACGTCTGCCTCATCCTCGGCGACAACATCTTCCACGGGCACCGGCTGCCCGACCTGCTCCGCGCCGAGGCCGCCCGCCTCGACGGCTGCACCCTCTTCGGCCATCGGGTCGGCGACCCGGAGCGGTACGGAGTGGCCACCGTCGACGGGTCGGGCCGGATCCTCACCCTGGTGGAGAAACCCACCGCCCCCGACTCCGACCTCGCCGTCACCGGCCTGTACATGTACGACGCGGACGCGAGCCGCCGGGCCGCCGAACTCGCCCCCTCCGACCGCGGCGAGCTGGAGATCACCGACCTCAACCTCACCTACGTCCGCGAGCACCGGGCCCGCCTGGTCACTCTGGAGCGCGGCTCGGCCTGGTTCGACACCGGCACCCACGACAGCCTGCTGGAGGCCGCGGTGTTCGTGCAGGCGCTGGAGAAGCGCCAGGGCATCCGGATCTCCTGCCTGGAGGAAGTCGCCTACCGGATGGGCTACATCGACCGCGAGCGACTGGCCCTGCTCGGCAAGGAACTCTCCCCCTCGTCCGGCTACGGACGGTACGTGATGGAGCTGGCGGGCGCCTGA